In Bradysia coprophila strain Holo2 unplaced genomic scaffold, BU_Bcop_v1 contig_24, whole genome shotgun sequence, one genomic interval encodes:
- the LOC119078052 gene encoding polyhomeotic-proximal chromatin protein-like isoform X1 gives MERRTYRFFTKRSEHYNNLQKEEEKLNNSINNNNLQVASGGASPLKDHSNIQNNRVPTSTASETSRVESRLESTNTQPTEQNQKNSPSQPQQRQQPAVSSPNVLAKTYTTKNTVTSTQSSTTSHVQSNTTTTSSNERPLKCLETLAQKAGITFDEKYEVASTLLTLEKSQSPAQQVAAPTSVPLQISQEQLQQLYLQQAYGGAVQVKQEFPNQTISNMELKQQIADHNQQQVQQMQIVEAPPSPHQPPNSSAMSMPQQNQQNATINTMSPLQLSSGQMPADWGGRVQVVQQQIQNPQYLQGMYGAPQVLMNGNILTPGLGPQVQVIAAGKHFQGGQLTSQMLAQGKQMIGNGQGFSGTYTLPTIPSSQQQTLLFSPVSAVNVISSPQQQQQQNILPALTSNQGNANKQPTQQDLQKAALGQKVLQKITANGTLSNNQIQGNNQAGGQCVQVSQAMPTAQMISPIQQAGAQHMQFAPWNAIPQFQWTNGLSPQPMLAQNNRYIIATNQDGTAGLQFIQHNPQTNQTIQTQPQTQTLALSNLQQAVQQQQQQQQQQQQQQAQQVQQAQQAQQAQQQAQQNQQQQQQQQQQAQQQQQQQQKRAETLAPKLQANRTPNILPQGAQGQLIRPASSVSTQTAQNQAMLNQKQSKMRTKQHPTVRPAVPNLKTDASNQTKTGNMAGQQQQSVHTVATSAGNKMVVFGGTTMISQQMQNSLNNVGNDKQQQQLQQQMKVQQQHMIQQQQQQQALLQQQQAIQQQIQLQQQLQLQHQIQIQPAQQQQFSIQSQQQHQQQVQNQLIQQQQAHGTILQQQIVVQPQQQQTQVNQMTITTSSPNVQQHVNIQPKPPLLISQQSTSQAQQIDNHRPVMSMVSISGNTTMSSGPTLMAQSQPINSMCHLTTPLTSPPQVPLIPPPNPLVAMSTLSAGPYNSNSVTVTPSLVHSNKEKTNEVAPNTVSSEKNADSENVLSTPVTTTTTSNGDSKENEVTPMDTTPAEGDDASQTDLKSNTDTTAITTTTSTPSTTAVKLESISSLTTSTSNSTLTTSTTTSVADANDSCIGGTGSSGSIVTNGTTCNAASSPSSNLLNNNNKNEKGLPKAMVKPNVLTHVIGDFVIQEANEPFPLTRQRYPDDAADEPPKKRQTIEAVEKPSSCENCRKLEKSSKKKKQYCSQACAKAANKSTDDQSTLQSPDQTTPNEPTSNGNSQKQQANVSRTQTNDTTNASDSSTNEKSASEVVAKWTVAEVCEFIRNLQECSTHAEDFENQEIDGQALLLLKEDNLVNVMQMKLGPAVKLVARVREMVEKNQEQ, from the exons ATCAGAGCACTACAATAACCtccaaaaagaagaagagaaattgaataattcgattaacaacaacaatttacaAGTAGCGTCTGGTGGTGCCAGTCCTCTAAAAGATCATTCGAATATACAAAATAATCGTGTGCCTACATCAACTGCCAGTGAAACGTCCCGAGTAGAAAGTAGATTGGAAAGTACCAACACGCAGCCAACGgaacaaaatcagaaaaattcaCCTTCACAGCCACAACAACGTCAACAACCGGCAGTATCATCACCAAATGTTCTAGCTAAGACTTACACCACAAAGAATACGGTTACGTCTACGCAATCATCGACTACATCGCACGTACAATCAAACACAACTACTACATCAAGCAACGAACGACCTCTAAAGTGTCTTGAAACCCTTGCCCAAAAGGCAGGCATAACCTTTGACGAAAAATACGAAGTAGCTAGTACACTCCTTACGCTGGAGAAATCACAGAGCCCCGCGCAGCAGGTTGCTGCGCCAACGTCGGTGCCCCTGCAAATATCACAAGAACAGTTGCAACAGCTGTACTTACAGCAAGCATATGGAGGAGCCGTTCAAGTGAAACAGGAGTTTCCGAACCAAACCATTAGCAATATGGAGTTGAAACAACAGATTGCCGACCACAATCAGCAACAAGTACAGCAAATGCAGATTGTCGAAGCACCACCCAGTCCACATCAACCGCCTAACAGTTCAGCGATGTCGATGCCTCAACAGAATCAACAGAATGCCACGATAAACACGATGTCGCCTCTTCAACTGTCCAGTGGTCAAATGCCAGCTGATTGGGGTGGTCGAGTACAAGTTGTGCAACAACAGATCCAAAACCCTCAGTATTTACAAGGAATGTACGGAGCGCCACAAGTTTTAATGAACGGAAACATTTTGACACCTGGACTTGGGCCACAAGTCCAAGTAATTGCTGCCGGAAAGCACTTTCAAGGCGGTCAGTTAACATCTCAAATGCTTGCTCAAGGTAAACAAATGATTGGTAATGGACAGGGATTTAGCGGAACTTACACGCTACCAACCATTCCATCGAGCCAACAGCAAACTTTGCTGTTTAGTCCAGTAAGTGCAGTAAATGTGATCAGCTCACCCcagcaacagcaacaacaaaatattttaccggcACTTACGTCTAACCAAGGGAATGCTAACAAGCAACCGACCCAACAAGACTTACAAAAAGCCGCCTTAGGACAAAAAGTCTTGCAAAAAATCACTGCCAATGGAACGCTTAGCAATAATCAAATTCAGGGAAACAATCAGGCCGGCGGTCAATGTGTTCAAGTATCTCAGGCGATGCCCACAGCTCAAATGATCAGTCCAATACAGCAAGCTGGTGCTCAACATATGCAATTCGCTCCGTGGAATGCAATACCACAATTTCAGTGGACCAATGGACTGTCACCGCAGCCTATGTTAGCCCAAAACAATCGTTATATTATCGCAACAAATCAAGATGGAACAGCTGGTCTTCAATTCATTCAACATAATCCACAAACGAATCAAACAATTCAAACGCAACCTCAGACGCAGACCTTAGCACTGTCCAATTTGCAACAAGctgtacaacaacaacaacaacaacagcagcag cagcaacaacagcaaGCCCAGCAAGTGCAACAAGCTCAGcaagcacaacaggcccaacAACAAGCACAGCAGAatcagcagcagcaacaacag caacaacaacaagcgcagcaacagcaacagcaacaacaaaaacgagCTGAGACTTTAGCACCGAAATTGCAAGCAAATCGTACACCAAATATCCTGCCACAAGGAGCTCAGGGTCAACTTATTCGGCCCGCAAGTTCTGTATCAACTCAAACGGCTCAGAACCAAGCAATGCTGAATCAAAAGCAGAGTAAAATGCGTACCAAACAGCATCCCACTGTTCGGCCAGCCGTTCCCAATTTGAAAACAGATGCGtcaaaccaaacaaaaactgGAAATATGGCTGGTCAGCAACAACAGAGCGTACACACCGTTGCGACCTCAGCCGGAAACAA GATGGTAGTGTTTGGTGGAACCACCATGATTTCTCAACAAATGCAAAACTCGTTAAACAATGTTGGCAATGATAAGCAACAGCAACAACTACAACAACAGATGAAAGTTCAACAACAACATATGATACAG cagcaacaacaacagcaggcTTTACTGCAGCAACAACAAGCCATTCAACAACAAATACAGCTTCAGCAGCAACTTCAGCTTCAACATCAAATTCAAATCCAACCAGCCCAACAGCAACAATTTAGTATCCAAAGTCAACAGCAACATCAGCAACAAGtgcaaaatcaattaattcaaCAGCAACAAGCGCATGGAACAATACTTCAGCAACAAATTGTGGTTCAGCCACAGCAACAACAAACCCAAGTCAATCAAATGACAATCACCACATCCAGTCCGAACGTGCAACAACACGTCAACATTCAACCGAAGCCTCCACTCCTCATTAGTCAACAATCCACATCCCAGGCCCAACAAATTGACAATCATCGTCCTGTAATGTCTATGGTTTCCATATCCGGTAACACAACGATGTCCAGCGGACCAACGCTAATGGCCCAATCTCAGCCGATAAATTCAATGTGCCATTTGACCACACCGCTGACATCTCCACCACAAGTACCATTGATACCACCACCGAATCCATTGGTTGCAATGTCTACGCTCTCCGCCGGTCCATACAACAGCAACTCTGTGACAGTTACTCCGAGTCTGGTGCATTCGaacaaagagaaaacaaatgaagtggCTCCGAATACAGTTTCGTCGGAAAAGAATGCCGATAGTGAAAATGTTCTAAGTACACCCGtgacaacgacgacaacaTCAAATGGGGACagtaaagaaaatgaagttacTCCAATGGACACAACACCAGCTGAAG GTGATGATGCATCGCAAACGGATTTAAAATCTAATACGGATACAACAGCAATCACAACAACAACCAGTACACCATCAACCACTGCAGTAAAACTTGAAAGCATATCGTCATTGACAACATCGACCAGCAATTCAACATTGACGACATCAACAACAACGTCCGTTGCAGATGCAAATGATAGTTGCATTGGTGGCACCGGCAGTAGTGGCAGCATCGTAACCAACGGTACAACGTGCAATGCGGCTTCATCGCCGAGCAGTAATTTGctcaacaataacaataaaaatgaaaaaggtCTGCCCAAAGCAATGGTGAAACCGAACGTTCTGACCCATGTGATTGGAGACTTTGTCATACAGGAAGCGAACGAACCGTTCCCGTTGACCCGACAACGTTATCCGGATGATGCGGCTGATGAACCGCCAA AAAAACGCCAAACCATCGAAGCCGTCGAAAAACCATCGTCCTGTGAAAATTGCCGCAAACTAGAAAAATCGTCGAAAAAGAAGAAGCAATACTGTTCTCAAGCCTGTGCCAAGGCAGCAAACAAATCAACCGACGATCAATCAACACTACAATCACCCGACCAAACCACACCGAACGAACCGACATCGAACGGTAATTCTCAAAAGCAACAAGCGAATGTATCGCGTACCCAGACCAATGACACAACAAACGCATCTGATAGCAGCACGAATGAAAAATCAGCATCGGAAGTGGTGGCAAAATGGACCGTTGCGGAAGTGTGTGAATTTATACGTAACTTACAGGAATGCAGCACCCATGCTGAAGACTTTGAGAATCAGGAAATTGATGGTCAAGCATTGCTACTGTTGAAGGAAGACAATTTGGTGAATGTGATGCAAATGAAATTGGGTCCGGCTGTTAAGTTAGTGGCACGCGTAAGGGAAATGGTTGAAAAGAATCAAGAGCAGTAG
- the LOC119078052 gene encoding polyhomeotic-proximal chromatin protein-like isoform X6: MERRTYRFFTKRSEHYNNLQKEEEKLNNSINNNNLQVASGGASPLKDHSNIQNNRVPTSTASETSRVESRLESTNTQPTEQNQKNSPSQPQQRQQPAVSSPNVLAKTYTTKNTVTSTQSSTTSHVQSNTTTTSSNERPLKCLETLAQKAGITFDEKYEVASTLLTLEKSQSPAQQVAAPTSVPLQISQEQLQQLYLQQAYGGAVQVKQEFPNQTISNMELKQQIADHNQQQVQQMQIVEAPPSPHQPPNSSAMSMPQQNQQNATINTMSPLQLSSGQMPADWGGRVQVVQQQIQNPQYLQGMYGAPQVLMNGNILTPGLGPQVQVIAAGKHFQGGQLTSQMLAQGKQMIGNGQGFSGTYTLPTIPSSQQQTLLFSPVSAVNVISSPQQQQQQNILPALTSNQGNANKQPTQQDLQKAALGQKVLQKITANGTLSNNQIQGNNQAGGQCVQVSQAMPTAQMISPIQQAGAQHMQFAPWNAIPQFQWTNGLSPQPMLAQNNRYIIATNQDGTAGLQFIQHNPQTNQTIQTQPQTQTLALSNLQQAVQQQQQQQQQQQQQQAQQVQQAQQAQQAQQQAQQNQQQQQQQQQQAQQQQQQQQKRAETLAPKLQANRTPNILPQGAQGQLIRPASSVSTQTAQNQAMLNQKQSKMRTKQHPTVRPAVPNLKTDASNQTKTGNMAGQQQQSVHTVATSAGNKMVVFGGTTMISQQMQNSLNNVGNDKQQQQLQQQMKVQQQHMIQQQQQQQALLQQQQAIQQQIQLQQQLQLQHQIQIQPAQQQQFSIQSQQQHQQQVQNQLIQQQQAHGTILQQQIVVQPQQQQTQVNQMTITTSSPNVQQHVNIQPKPPLLISQQSTSQAQQIDNHRPVMSMVSISGNTTMSSGPTLMAQSQPINSMCHLTTPLTSPPQVPLIPPPNPLVAMSTLSAGPYNSNSVTVTPSLVHSNKEKTNEVAPNTVSSEKNADSENVLSTPVTTTTTSNGDSKENEVTPMDTTPAEGDDASQTDLKSNTDTTAITTTTSTPSTTAVKLESISSLTTSTSNSTLTTSTTTSVADANDSCIGGTGSSGSIVTNGTTCNAASSPSSNLLNNNNKNEKGLPKAMVKPNVLTHVIGDFVIQEANEPFPLTRQRYPDDAADEPPSKKTPNHRSRRKTIVL; the protein is encoded by the exons ATCAGAGCACTACAATAACCtccaaaaagaagaagagaaattgaataattcgattaacaacaacaatttacaAGTAGCGTCTGGTGGTGCCAGTCCTCTAAAAGATCATTCGAATATACAAAATAATCGTGTGCCTACATCAACTGCCAGTGAAACGTCCCGAGTAGAAAGTAGATTGGAAAGTACCAACACGCAGCCAACGgaacaaaatcagaaaaattcaCCTTCACAGCCACAACAACGTCAACAACCGGCAGTATCATCACCAAATGTTCTAGCTAAGACTTACACCACAAAGAATACGGTTACGTCTACGCAATCATCGACTACATCGCACGTACAATCAAACACAACTACTACATCAAGCAACGAACGACCTCTAAAGTGTCTTGAAACCCTTGCCCAAAAGGCAGGCATAACCTTTGACGAAAAATACGAAGTAGCTAGTACACTCCTTACGCTGGAGAAATCACAGAGCCCCGCGCAGCAGGTTGCTGCGCCAACGTCGGTGCCCCTGCAAATATCACAAGAACAGTTGCAACAGCTGTACTTACAGCAAGCATATGGAGGAGCCGTTCAAGTGAAACAGGAGTTTCCGAACCAAACCATTAGCAATATGGAGTTGAAACAACAGATTGCCGACCACAATCAGCAACAAGTACAGCAAATGCAGATTGTCGAAGCACCACCCAGTCCACATCAACCGCCTAACAGTTCAGCGATGTCGATGCCTCAACAGAATCAACAGAATGCCACGATAAACACGATGTCGCCTCTTCAACTGTCCAGTGGTCAAATGCCAGCTGATTGGGGTGGTCGAGTACAAGTTGTGCAACAACAGATCCAAAACCCTCAGTATTTACAAGGAATGTACGGAGCGCCACAAGTTTTAATGAACGGAAACATTTTGACACCTGGACTTGGGCCACAAGTCCAAGTAATTGCTGCCGGAAAGCACTTTCAAGGCGGTCAGTTAACATCTCAAATGCTTGCTCAAGGTAAACAAATGATTGGTAATGGACAGGGATTTAGCGGAACTTACACGCTACCAACCATTCCATCGAGCCAACAGCAAACTTTGCTGTTTAGTCCAGTAAGTGCAGTAAATGTGATCAGCTCACCCcagcaacagcaacaacaaaatattttaccggcACTTACGTCTAACCAAGGGAATGCTAACAAGCAACCGACCCAACAAGACTTACAAAAAGCCGCCTTAGGACAAAAAGTCTTGCAAAAAATCACTGCCAATGGAACGCTTAGCAATAATCAAATTCAGGGAAACAATCAGGCCGGCGGTCAATGTGTTCAAGTATCTCAGGCGATGCCCACAGCTCAAATGATCAGTCCAATACAGCAAGCTGGTGCTCAACATATGCAATTCGCTCCGTGGAATGCAATACCACAATTTCAGTGGACCAATGGACTGTCACCGCAGCCTATGTTAGCCCAAAACAATCGTTATATTATCGCAACAAATCAAGATGGAACAGCTGGTCTTCAATTCATTCAACATAATCCACAAACGAATCAAACAATTCAAACGCAACCTCAGACGCAGACCTTAGCACTGTCCAATTTGCAACAAGctgtacaacaacaacaacaacaacagcagcag cagcaacaacagcaaGCCCAGCAAGTGCAACAAGCTCAGcaagcacaacaggcccaacAACAAGCACAGCAGAatcagcagcagcaacaacag caacaacaacaagcgcagcaacagcaacagcaacaacaaaaacgagCTGAGACTTTAGCACCGAAATTGCAAGCAAATCGTACACCAAATATCCTGCCACAAGGAGCTCAGGGTCAACTTATTCGGCCCGCAAGTTCTGTATCAACTCAAACGGCTCAGAACCAAGCAATGCTGAATCAAAAGCAGAGTAAAATGCGTACCAAACAGCATCCCACTGTTCGGCCAGCCGTTCCCAATTTGAAAACAGATGCGtcaaaccaaacaaaaactgGAAATATGGCTGGTCAGCAACAACAGAGCGTACACACCGTTGCGACCTCAGCCGGAAACAA GATGGTAGTGTTTGGTGGAACCACCATGATTTCTCAACAAATGCAAAACTCGTTAAACAATGTTGGCAATGATAAGCAACAGCAACAACTACAACAACAGATGAAAGTTCAACAACAACATATGATACAG cagcaacaacaacagcaggcTTTACTGCAGCAACAACAAGCCATTCAACAACAAATACAGCTTCAGCAGCAACTTCAGCTTCAACATCAAATTCAAATCCAACCAGCCCAACAGCAACAATTTAGTATCCAAAGTCAACAGCAACATCAGCAACAAGtgcaaaatcaattaattcaaCAGCAACAAGCGCATGGAACAATACTTCAGCAACAAATTGTGGTTCAGCCACAGCAACAACAAACCCAAGTCAATCAAATGACAATCACCACATCCAGTCCGAACGTGCAACAACACGTCAACATTCAACCGAAGCCTCCACTCCTCATTAGTCAACAATCCACATCCCAGGCCCAACAAATTGACAATCATCGTCCTGTAATGTCTATGGTTTCCATATCCGGTAACACAACGATGTCCAGCGGACCAACGCTAATGGCCCAATCTCAGCCGATAAATTCAATGTGCCATTTGACCACACCGCTGACATCTCCACCACAAGTACCATTGATACCACCACCGAATCCATTGGTTGCAATGTCTACGCTCTCCGCCGGTCCATACAACAGCAACTCTGTGACAGTTACTCCGAGTCTGGTGCATTCGaacaaagagaaaacaaatgaagtggCTCCGAATACAGTTTCGTCGGAAAAGAATGCCGATAGTGAAAATGTTCTAAGTACACCCGtgacaacgacgacaacaTCAAATGGGGACagtaaagaaaatgaagttacTCCAATGGACACAACACCAGCTGAAG GTGATGATGCATCGCAAACGGATTTAAAATCTAATACGGATACAACAGCAATCACAACAACAACCAGTACACCATCAACCACTGCAGTAAAACTTGAAAGCATATCGTCATTGACAACATCGACCAGCAATTCAACATTGACGACATCAACAACAACGTCCGTTGCAGATGCAAATGATAGTTGCATTGGTGGCACCGGCAGTAGTGGCAGCATCGTAACCAACGGTACAACGTGCAATGCGGCTTCATCGCCGAGCAGTAATTTGctcaacaataacaataaaaatgaaaaaggtCTGCCCAAAGCAATGGTGAAACCGAACGTTCTGACCCATGTGATTGGAGACTTTGTCATACAGGAAGCGAACGAACCGTTCCCGTTGACCCGACAACGTTATCCGGATGATGCGGCTGATGAACCGCCAAGTAA AAAAACGCCAAACCATCGAAGCCGTCGAAAAACCATCGTCCTGTGA
- the LOC119078052 gene encoding polyhomeotic-proximal chromatin protein-like isoform X5: MERRTYRFFTKRSEHYNNLQKEEEKLNNSINNNNLQVASGGASPLKDHSNIQNNRVPTSTASETSRVESRLESTNTQPTEQNQKNSPSQPQQRQQPAVSSPNVLAKTYTTKNTVTSTQSSTTSHVQSNTTTTSSNERPLKCLETLAQKAGITFDEKYEVASTLLTLEKSQSPAQQVAAPTSVPLQISQEQLQQLYLQQAYGGAVQVKQEFPNQTISNMELKQQIADHNQQQVQQMQIVEAPPSPHQPPNSSAMSMPQQNQQNATINTMSPLQLSSGQMPADWGGRVQVVQQQIQNPQYLQGMYGAPQVLMNGNILTPGLGPQVQVIAAGKHFQGGQLTSQMLAQGKQMIGNGQGFSGTYTLPTIPSSQQQTLLFSPVSAVNVISSPQQQQQQNILPALTSNQGNANKQPTQQDLQKAALGQKVLQKITANGTLSNNQIQGNNQAGGQCVQVSQAMPTAQMISPIQQAGAQHMQFAPWNAIPQFQWTNGLSPQPMLAQNNRYIIATNQDGTAGLQFIQHNPQTNQTIQTQPQTQTLALSNLQQAVQQQQQQQQQQQQQQQQQQAQQQQQQQQKRAETLAPKLQANRTPNILPQGAQGQLIRPASSVSTQTAQNQAMLNQKQSKMRTKQHPTVRPAVPNLKTDASNQTKTGNMAGQQQQSVHTVATSAGNKMVVFGGTTMISQQMQNSLNNVGNDKQQQQLQQQMKVQQQHMIQQQQQQQALLQQQQAIQQQIQLQQQLQLQHQIQIQPAQQQQFSIQSQQQHQQQVQNQLIQQQQAHGTILQQQIVVQPQQQQTQVNQMTITTSSPNVQQHVNIQPKPPLLISQQSTSQAQQIDNHRPVMSMVSISGNTTMSSGPTLMAQSQPINSMCHLTTPLTSPPQVPLIPPPNPLVAMSTLSAGPYNSNSVTVTPSLVHSNKEKTNEVAPNTVSSEKNADSENVLSTPVTTTTTSNGDSKENEVTPMDTTPAEGDDASQTDLKSNTDTTAITTTTSTPSTTAVKLESISSLTTSTSNSTLTTSTTTSVADANDSCIGGTGSSGSIVTNGTTCNAASSPSSNLLNNNNKNEKGLPKAMVKPNVLTHVIGDFVIQEANEPFPLTRQRYPDDAADEPPKKRQTIEAVEKPSSCENCRKLEKSSKKKKQYCSQACAKAANKSTDDQSTLQSPDQTTPNEPTSNGNSQKQQANVSRTQTNDTTNASDSSTNEKSASEVVAKWTVAEVCEFIRNLQECSTHAEDFENQEIDGQALLLLKEDNLVNVMQMKLGPAVKLVARVREMVEKNQEQ; encoded by the exons ATCAGAGCACTACAATAACCtccaaaaagaagaagagaaattgaataattcgattaacaacaacaatttacaAGTAGCGTCTGGTGGTGCCAGTCCTCTAAAAGATCATTCGAATATACAAAATAATCGTGTGCCTACATCAACTGCCAGTGAAACGTCCCGAGTAGAAAGTAGATTGGAAAGTACCAACACGCAGCCAACGgaacaaaatcagaaaaattcaCCTTCACAGCCACAACAACGTCAACAACCGGCAGTATCATCACCAAATGTTCTAGCTAAGACTTACACCACAAAGAATACGGTTACGTCTACGCAATCATCGACTACATCGCACGTACAATCAAACACAACTACTACATCAAGCAACGAACGACCTCTAAAGTGTCTTGAAACCCTTGCCCAAAAGGCAGGCATAACCTTTGACGAAAAATACGAAGTAGCTAGTACACTCCTTACGCTGGAGAAATCACAGAGCCCCGCGCAGCAGGTTGCTGCGCCAACGTCGGTGCCCCTGCAAATATCACAAGAACAGTTGCAACAGCTGTACTTACAGCAAGCATATGGAGGAGCCGTTCAAGTGAAACAGGAGTTTCCGAACCAAACCATTAGCAATATGGAGTTGAAACAACAGATTGCCGACCACAATCAGCAACAAGTACAGCAAATGCAGATTGTCGAAGCACCACCCAGTCCACATCAACCGCCTAACAGTTCAGCGATGTCGATGCCTCAACAGAATCAACAGAATGCCACGATAAACACGATGTCGCCTCTTCAACTGTCCAGTGGTCAAATGCCAGCTGATTGGGGTGGTCGAGTACAAGTTGTGCAACAACAGATCCAAAACCCTCAGTATTTACAAGGAATGTACGGAGCGCCACAAGTTTTAATGAACGGAAACATTTTGACACCTGGACTTGGGCCACAAGTCCAAGTAATTGCTGCCGGAAAGCACTTTCAAGGCGGTCAGTTAACATCTCAAATGCTTGCTCAAGGTAAACAAATGATTGGTAATGGACAGGGATTTAGCGGAACTTACACGCTACCAACCATTCCATCGAGCCAACAGCAAACTTTGCTGTTTAGTCCAGTAAGTGCAGTAAATGTGATCAGCTCACCCcagcaacagcaacaacaaaatattttaccggcACTTACGTCTAACCAAGGGAATGCTAACAAGCAACCGACCCAACAAGACTTACAAAAAGCCGCCTTAGGACAAAAAGTCTTGCAAAAAATCACTGCCAATGGAACGCTTAGCAATAATCAAATTCAGGGAAACAATCAGGCCGGCGGTCAATGTGTTCAAGTATCTCAGGCGATGCCCACAGCTCAAATGATCAGTCCAATACAGCAAGCTGGTGCTCAACATATGCAATTCGCTCCGTGGAATGCAATACCACAATTTCAGTGGACCAATGGACTGTCACCGCAGCCTATGTTAGCCCAAAACAATCGTTATATTATCGCAACAAATCAAGATGGAACAGCTGGTCTTCAATTCATTCAACATAATCCACAAACGAATCAAACAATTCAAACGCAACCTCAGACGCAGACCTTAGCACTGTCCAATTTGCAACAAGctgtacaacaacaacaacaacaacagcagcag cagcagcaacaacag caacaacaacaagcgcagcaacagcaacagcaacaacaaaaacgagCTGAGACTTTAGCACCGAAATTGCAAGCAAATCGTACACCAAATATCCTGCCACAAGGAGCTCAGGGTCAACTTATTCGGCCCGCAAGTTCTGTATCAACTCAAACGGCTCAGAACCAAGCAATGCTGAATCAAAAGCAGAGTAAAATGCGTACCAAACAGCATCCCACTGTTCGGCCAGCCGTTCCCAATTTGAAAACAGATGCGtcaaaccaaacaaaaactgGAAATATGGCTGGTCAGCAACAACAGAGCGTACACACCGTTGCGACCTCAGCCGGAAACAA GATGGTAGTGTTTGGTGGAACCACCATGATTTCTCAACAAATGCAAAACTCGTTAAACAATGTTGGCAATGATAAGCAACAGCAACAACTACAACAACAGATGAAAGTTCAACAACAACATATGATACAG cagcaacaacaacagcaggcTTTACTGCAGCAACAACAAGCCATTCAACAACAAATACAGCTTCAGCAGCAACTTCAGCTTCAACATCAAATTCAAATCCAACCAGCCCAACAGCAACAATTTAGTATCCAAAGTCAACAGCAACATCAGCAACAAGtgcaaaatcaattaattcaaCAGCAACAAGCGCATGGAACAATACTTCAGCAACAAATTGTGGTTCAGCCACAGCAACAACAAACCCAAGTCAATCAAATGACAATCACCACATCCAGTCCGAACGTGCAACAACACGTCAACATTCAACCGAAGCCTCCACTCCTCATTAGTCAACAATCCACATCCCAGGCCCAACAAATTGACAATCATCGTCCTGTAATGTCTATGGTTTCCATATCCGGTAACACAACGATGTCCAGCGGACCAACGCTAATGGCCCAATCTCAGCCGATAAATTCAATGTGCCATTTGACCACACCGCTGACATCTCCACCACAAGTACCATTGATACCACCACCGAATCCATTGGTTGCAATGTCTACGCTCTCCGCCGGTCCATACAACAGCAACTCTGTGACAGTTACTCCGAGTCTGGTGCATTCGaacaaagagaaaacaaatgaagtggCTCCGAATACAGTTTCGTCGGAAAAGAATGCCGATAGTGAAAATGTTCTAAGTACACCCGtgacaacgacgacaacaTCAAATGGGGACagtaaagaaaatgaagttacTCCAATGGACACAACACCAGCTGAAG GTGATGATGCATCGCAAACGGATTTAAAATCTAATACGGATACAACAGCAATCACAACAACAACCAGTACACCATCAACCACTGCAGTAAAACTTGAAAGCATATCGTCATTGACAACATCGACCAGCAATTCAACATTGACGACATCAACAACAACGTCCGTTGCAGATGCAAATGATAGTTGCATTGGTGGCACCGGCAGTAGTGGCAGCATCGTAACCAACGGTACAACGTGCAATGCGGCTTCATCGCCGAGCAGTAATTTGctcaacaataacaataaaaatgaaaaaggtCTGCCCAAAGCAATGGTGAAACCGAACGTTCTGACCCATGTGATTGGAGACTTTGTCATACAGGAAGCGAACGAACCGTTCCCGTTGACCCGACAACGTTATCCGGATGATGCGGCTGATGAACCGCCAA AAAAACGCCAAACCATCGAAGCCGTCGAAAAACCATCGTCCTGTGAAAATTGCCGCAAACTAGAAAAATCGTCGAAAAAGAAGAAGCAATACTGTTCTCAAGCCTGTGCCAAGGCAGCAAACAAATCAACCGACGATCAATCAACACTACAATCACCCGACCAAACCACACCGAACGAACCGACATCGAACGGTAATTCTCAAAAGCAACAAGCGAATGTATCGCGTACCCAGACCAATGACACAACAAACGCATCTGATAGCAGCACGAATGAAAAATCAGCATCGGAAGTGGTGGCAAAATGGACCGTTGCGGAAGTGTGTGAATTTATACGTAACTTACAGGAATGCAGCACCCATGCTGAAGACTTTGAGAATCAGGAAATTGATGGTCAAGCATTGCTACTGTTGAAGGAAGACAATTTGGTGAATGTGATGCAAATGAAATTGGGTCCGGCTGTTAAGTTAGTGGCACGCGTAAGGGAAATGGTTGAAAAGAATCAAGAGCAGTAG